The following coding sequences are from one uncultured Desulfobacter sp. window:
- the ltrA gene encoding group II intron reverse transcriptase/maturase, with the protein MITIDGRKNPGTLWSSINWNQVRQVVNRLQTRIVKAVKAGNKEKVRSLQRLLARSLAGRLLAVKRVSENRGKRTAGVDNKLLDTPAKRWQQACHLNRKNYKSKPLKRLYIPKKNGKKRPLGIPVMHDRAEQALELSGLEPVFECTSDNHSYGFRKKRSVHDAISACFNALRGKGSAQWILEGDIKGCFDHISHDWMIEHIPMNKRKLNQWLKSGYLEKDVFYPTAEGTPQGGIISPTLANMALDGLQELLSTRFKKQDKVHLVRYADDFIVTGNMENLLSSRVKPIIVQFLKERGLELSAEKTRISHINEGFNFLGFNIRKYKDKLLIKPSKSGIISVKQKIKDIITANKAAKTDNLIAKLNPLIRGWGNYYRHVVSQHAFDKNGLDHKIGHYT; encoded by the coding sequence ATGATTACCATTGACGGCCGGAAGAACCCTGGAACCTTATGGAGTTCCATTAACTGGAATCAAGTAAGGCAAGTTGTAAATCGTTTGCAAACGCGTATCGTGAAAGCAGTAAAAGCCGGCAATAAGGAAAAAGTCAGAAGTTTACAAAGATTGCTGGCCAGGTCACTCGCCGGAAGACTCCTGGCGGTAAAAAGAGTATCCGAAAATCGAGGAAAGAGAACGGCCGGAGTGGACAACAAGTTACTTGATACACCGGCAAAGAGATGGCAACAAGCATGTCATTTAAATAGGAAAAACTACAAATCAAAACCACTGAAACGGCTTTATATCCCCAAAAAGAATGGCAAAAAACGTCCTCTTGGGATTCCAGTGATGCATGATAGAGCTGAGCAGGCTCTGGAACTTTCAGGGCTTGAACCGGTCTTTGAATGTACATCGGATAACCATTCTTACGGATTTAGAAAGAAAAGATCCGTACATGATGCCATCAGCGCTTGCTTCAATGCCCTCAGGGGGAAAGGCAGTGCCCAATGGATACTTGAAGGTGATATAAAAGGATGCTTCGATCACATCAGTCATGATTGGATGATCGAACACATTCCAATGAATAAAAGGAAACTGAATCAGTGGTTAAAATCGGGCTATCTTGAAAAAGATGTGTTCTATCCAACGGCAGAAGGAACTCCACAGGGCGGGATTATTTCACCGACGCTGGCTAATATGGCTCTTGATGGCCTACAGGAGCTTCTATCAACGAGGTTCAAAAAGCAGGATAAAGTTCATTTAGTTAGATATGCCGATGATTTTATCGTAACCGGCAATATGGAGAACCTTCTTTCAAGCCGGGTAAAGCCGATTATTGTACAATTCCTTAAAGAAAGAGGCTTGGAATTATCAGCGGAAAAAACCCGAATAAGTCATATCAACGAGGGATTCAACTTTCTGGGATTTAACATAAGAAAGTATAAGGACAAACTGCTAATCAAGCCTTCAAAATCCGGCATCATATCAGTCAAGCAAAAGATCAAAGACATTATAACAGCTAATAAAGCAGCCAAAACTGATAACCTTATAGCTAAACTCAATCCGTTAATCAGAGGATGGGGAAACTATTATCGACATGTTGTCAGTCAACACGCCTTTGATAAAAATGGGCTTGATCATAAGATCGGCCATTATACCTAA
- a CDS encoding DUF6399 domain-containing protein: MDTQIGQFGDMEQARLSLLMPEKRISLCEDETFHPQVCLVAIEPNSNYIILEKYAKDRSGVTWNQSVSGALGDLPVKVIQSTSDEGKGLIHHVTKGLNGHHSPDLFHVMYEISRGTGAPLSAKIRKAEKEHENSKKKVLDAQKNKDNYKNLEKRPVGRPFDFDKKILGCMEKEQKAKEALDKARENQEIVTTARKQISKVYHPYDPLTGNKQDSDTVGIQLKESFDQIREATNLLPDRCKDKIEKAWRVTEKMMATLVFYFCMIESCVNDMDLSDDKLNLMHSRLIPGFYLQKTARKEKDPEQKKKIRQKSQELLSVLQDRNGQLSESADDEINRMVRAAKECAGFFQRSSSCVEGRNAQLSLHHHGMHRLSDRKMKGLTVIHNFHLKRPDGRTAAERFFENKPINMFEWLVKKMLLPARPRRNKIKMAS, encoded by the coding sequence ATGGACACCCAAATAGGCCAGTTCGGTGATATGGAACAAGCACGCCTTTCACTGCTTATGCCCGAAAAACGGATCAGCCTATGTGAAGATGAAACCTTTCATCCTCAAGTCTGCCTTGTGGCTATCGAGCCGAATTCCAACTATATTATTCTTGAAAAATATGCCAAGGACCGTTCCGGAGTTACGTGGAACCAATCTGTGAGTGGGGCGCTTGGTGACCTTCCCGTCAAGGTTATTCAAAGTACGAGTGATGAGGGGAAAGGATTGATCCATCATGTGACGAAAGGCTTGAACGGTCATCATTCTCCGGATTTGTTTCATGTAATGTACGAAATCAGTCGGGGAACTGGAGCTCCACTCTCTGCAAAAATACGGAAAGCTGAAAAAGAACATGAAAACAGTAAGAAGAAAGTCCTTGATGCTCAGAAAAACAAGGACAACTATAAAAATCTTGAAAAACGACCTGTTGGTAGACCGTTTGATTTTGATAAGAAAATCCTTGGCTGCATGGAAAAAGAACAAAAAGCAAAAGAGGCTCTGGACAAGGCAAGAGAAAACCAGGAAATCGTCACAACAGCAAGAAAACAAATCAGCAAAGTCTATCATCCCTATGATCCTCTCACAGGAAACAAGCAGGACTCAGATACTGTTGGCATTCAACTAAAAGAAAGCTTTGATCAAATCCGGGAAGCAACGAATCTCCTGCCGGATAGATGCAAGGATAAAATCGAGAAAGCCTGGCGTGTAACCGAAAAAATGATGGCAACCCTCGTATTCTATTTTTGCATGATTGAGTCGTGTGTCAACGATATGGATTTGTCTGATGACAAGCTAAACCTGATGCATAGCCGCCTGATCCCAGGATTTTATCTTCAAAAGACCGCTCGTAAAGAAAAAGATCCGGAACAAAAAAAGAAGATTCGGCAAAAATCTCAAGAATTACTCTCGGTGTTGCAGGACAGAAACGGGCAGCTTTCCGAATCCGCTGATGATGAAATCAACCGCATGGTAAGAGCGGCAAAGGAGTGCGCAGGATTTTTTCAAAGGTCAAGTTCATGTGTAGAAGGCCGTAATGCGCAACTGTCCCTGCATCATCATGGTATGCACCGGTTGAGTGACCGAAAAATGAAGGGGTTGACGGTGATTCATAACTTTCACTTAAAACGGCCTGATGGAAGAACGGCGGCAGAAAGATTTTTTGAAAACAAGCCAATCAACATGTTTGAATGGCTCGTTAAAAAAATGCTTCTGCCTGCAAGACCAAGAAGAAATAAAATTAAAATGGCAAGTTAG
- a CDS encoding cation:proton antiporter has protein sequence MGIASDIAIIIVAGLVGGLIAQRLRQPLILGYILVGVMVGPFTGGVTISNTHDIELLAEIGVALLLFALGLEFSLKELKPVARIALIGTPIQMLLSIFLGFGIGKLFHWPFNDSLWFGGLIALSSTMVILKTLMSQGRMGTLSSRVMIGMLIVQDLAIVPLMIILPKLNELEAGIPALGWAAVKAVTFLVLMIFIGTRLIPKLLAYIARHNSRELFLLAITAMGLGVGYGTYLFGLSFAFGAFVAGMVLSESDYGHQALSDIIPLRDIFGLLFFVSVGMLLDPIFLVNHWQTILIVVLCVSAGKGIIFSLLSRLFGYGNVIPLALGLSMFQVGEFSFVLARVGIGTQSISNDLYSLTLATAIVTMLLTPLVSGLTAPLYGLRKRMFKKEPVQTINLPETGLHDHVVIAGGGRIGFHIGQVLQRLDQAFVIIEIDYRRVSQAKSKGFPVIYGDVTRDVVLEAGRVKEANLVLITTPRIDVTGSACRQIRLLNPTVSIVARAEGVEQMKALHDQGIQEVVQPEFEAGLQFTRQALLYLNIPATDIQKYTDAFRRELYAPLFKISKGDQTLSQLQKACDLLEFNWIKIVADSPVIGRTIKELNLRTRTGISIVGVMHDGELQPNPGADYQLKAGDLIAVMGNIEQLADFQTLISPPQS, from the coding sequence ATGGGTATAGCTTCTGATATTGCAATTATTATTGTGGCCGGGTTGGTCGGCGGCCTTATTGCCCAGCGATTAAGGCAGCCGTTAATCCTGGGGTACATTCTGGTGGGTGTCATGGTCGGTCCTTTTACGGGCGGTGTCACCATTTCCAATACCCACGATATCGAGTTATTGGCAGAAATCGGGGTTGCCCTCCTGCTGTTTGCCCTGGGGCTGGAATTTTCACTCAAAGAACTGAAACCCGTGGCCCGGATTGCCTTGATCGGCACCCCGATACAGATGCTGCTTTCAATTTTCCTTGGGTTCGGTATCGGTAAACTATTTCACTGGCCGTTCAATGATTCGCTCTGGTTTGGGGGGCTCATCGCCTTGTCCAGTACCATGGTTATTCTTAAAACACTGATGAGTCAAGGTCGCATGGGCACCCTTTCAAGCCGGGTCATGATCGGCATGTTGATTGTTCAGGACCTGGCAATCGTTCCCTTAATGATCATTCTGCCCAAGTTAAATGAACTGGAGGCAGGCATCCCCGCCCTTGGCTGGGCCGCGGTCAAGGCGGTGACCTTCCTGGTTTTGATGATTTTCATCGGCACACGGCTCATTCCAAAACTGCTGGCCTATATTGCCAGGCACAATTCGAGGGAACTGTTCCTGCTGGCAATCACCGCAATGGGCCTGGGCGTGGGATACGGCACCTATCTTTTTGGATTGTCCTTTGCATTCGGCGCGTTTGTGGCCGGGATGGTGCTCAGCGAGTCTGACTACGGCCACCAGGCATTAAGTGATATCATCCCCCTGCGTGATATATTTGGATTGCTTTTCTTTGTGTCTGTGGGCATGCTCCTGGACCCGATCTTTTTGGTGAACCACTGGCAAACAATCCTGATTGTGGTGTTATGCGTATCCGCAGGCAAAGGAATCATTTTCAGCCTGTTAAGCCGTTTATTCGGCTACGGCAACGTCATTCCGTTGGCTTTGGGATTAAGCATGTTCCAGGTGGGAGAGTTTTCATTTGTTCTGGCCCGGGTGGGTATCGGCACCCAATCCATATCCAACGATCTCTATTCCCTGACCCTGGCCACCGCCATTGTCACCATGTTGTTGACCCCCCTTGTTTCGGGACTGACCGCACCCCTGTACGGATTGCGAAAGCGCATGTTTAAAAAAGAACCGGTGCAGACCATCAATTTGCCGGAGACAGGCCTGCACGACCATGTGGTCATTGCAGGCGGGGGCCGGATCGGATTTCACATCGGCCAGGTGCTCCAGCGTCTGGACCAGGCCTTTGTCATTATTGAAATCGATTATCGACGGGTGAGCCAGGCCAAAAGCAAGGGCTTCCCGGTGATTTACGGGGATGTCACCCGGGATGTGGTTCTGGAAGCCGGCAGGGTAAAAGAGGCCAATCTTGTACTCATTACCACACCCAGGATTGATGTTACGGGATCCGCATGCCGTCAGATTCGCCTTTTGAACCCCACGGTAAGTATTGTGGCAAGGGCCGAAGGGGTAGAGCAGATGAAGGCCCTGCATGACCAGGGCATACAGGAAGTGGTTCAGCCGGAATTTGAAGCAGGACTCCAGTTCACCCGCCAGGCCCTGCTCTATTTAAACATCCCGGCCACGGATATCCAGAAATATACCGATGCCTTTCGCAGGGAACTGTATGCCCCGCTTTTTAAAATTTCCAAGGGAGATCAAACCCTGTCACAACTGCAAAAAGCATGTGATCTGCTGGAGTTTAACTGGATAAAAATAGTGGCCGACAGCCCTGTGATCGGCCGGACAATCAAAGAACTGAATCTTCGCACCAGGACCGGAATCTCAATCGTCGGCGTTATGCATGATGGCGAGTTGCAACCCAACCCGGGTGCGGACTATCAGTTGAAAGCAGGGGATCTAATTGCCGTCATGGGCAATATCGAGCAACTGGCGGATTTCCAGACGCTGATTTCGCCGCCACAATCATAA
- a CDS encoding helix-turn-helix transcriptional regulator, whose amino-acid sequence MTILINLDVMMARRKINSNTLAEKIGITAQNLSILKTGKAKAIRFSTLDAICRHLDCQPGDILEYSNDS is encoded by the coding sequence TTGACCATTCTTATCAATTTGGATGTTATGATGGCCCGGCGTAAAATCAACTCCAATACCCTGGCAGAGAAGATAGGCATTACAGCGCAAAATCTGTCTATCCTGAAAACAGGTAAAGCCAAAGCCATCAGATTCTCTACCCTTGACGCAATATGCCGTCATCTGGACTGTCAGCCAGGTGATATTTTGGAATATTCTAACGACTCCTAA
- a CDS encoding DUF2975 domain-containing protein: MEIRHTTDTNKNMDLIRRSSRRIICALYIWRGVIPLATCLIWLFINKLPWISQEVLPDFVQLPLPLPIRLAGLAVTMIPASIMIYGITTLIQLFRLYQRGKIFQAENVACLKRLSGTILVLGVTGIITDSLLSVILTLHHPPGEHMITFGITDKDITLFILGYILMTIARVMQEGCRLEHEQSLTV; the protein is encoded by the coding sequence ATGGAAATCCGTCACACAACCGACACAAATAAGAACATGGACTTAATCCGGAGATCCAGCCGGAGAATTATATGTGCTCTCTACATTTGGCGTGGGGTGATTCCCCTGGCCACTTGTTTGATCTGGCTGTTCATAAACAAGCTGCCCTGGATAAGCCAGGAGGTCTTGCCCGATTTTGTCCAACTCCCTTTGCCGCTTCCCATTCGGCTGGCCGGACTGGCCGTTACCATGATTCCGGCCAGCATAATGATTTACGGCATTACAACATTGATTCAACTATTTCGCCTGTATCAGCGCGGTAAAATTTTTCAAGCTGAAAACGTTGCCTGCCTCAAACGTCTGTCCGGAACAATCCTTGTGCTTGGCGTTACAGGTATCATTACCGATAGCCTTTTAAGTGTTATTCTAACCCTTCATCATCCCCCAGGAGAACATATGATTACCTTTGGTATAACCGATAAGGATATCACGTTGTTTATCCTGGGATATATTCTAATGACGATCGCCAGGGTTATGCAGGAGGGGTGCCGGTTAGAGCACGAACAAAGTCTTACGGTATAG
- a CDS encoding ABC transporter permease translates to MQALRRLTALVLKELLTIMKDPKSRFVVIGPPIIQFFVFSYAATFDLEHIRYAVFDESRSVLSRSFLADVEGSGRFRLTGYFDGAGQVTEAIDHKKARVVIHIGSQFEENLRSGGSVNIQVIADGTSPNVAMIAIGYLGTIVENFNQTLLEQGLVQARGPALALVERAWFNENLSSRWFMVSALGGVISTVVVMILTSLSVAREREFGTFDQLLVAPFSPLEILVGKSIPGIVFGMLDALIFAGGAVLWFHIPFRGTVSALVVSLLCFIITIVGVGLLVSSLSTTMQQGLLGAFLFLMPAITLSGLATPVENMPIWLQQADMLNPVRHIITALRRIFLEGADLATIWPQLWPLLIMAGVTLPLAAWLFRRRSV, encoded by the coding sequence ATGCAGGCATTAAGACGCTTGACCGCCTTGGTATTAAAGGAACTTCTTACTATCATGAAGGATCCCAAAAGCCGCTTTGTGGTGATTGGGCCGCCCATTATCCAATTCTTTGTCTTCAGCTATGCCGCAACCTTTGACCTGGAACATATCCGGTATGCCGTGTTTGACGAAAGCCGGTCTGTGCTTTCCCGATCCTTTCTGGCCGATGTTGAAGGGTCCGGCCGGTTCAGGCTCACCGGATATTTTGACGGTGCCGGACAGGTGACAGAGGCCATTGATCATAAAAAAGCCCGGGTGGTGATTCATATCGGATCGCAATTTGAGGAAAATCTGCGGTCCGGCGGGTCTGTAAATATTCAGGTCATTGCCGACGGGACAAGTCCCAATGTGGCCATGATTGCCATTGGATATCTGGGCACCATTGTGGAAAATTTTAATCAAACGCTTCTGGAACAAGGCCTCGTTCAGGCGCGTGGGCCCGCTCTGGCGCTGGTGGAACGCGCCTGGTTCAACGAAAACTTGAGCAGCCGGTGGTTCATGGTTTCGGCCCTCGGCGGGGTGATCAGTACCGTGGTGGTGATGATTCTCACCAGCCTTTCCGTTGCAAGGGAGCGGGAGTTCGGCACCTTTGACCAGCTTCTGGTGGCCCCGTTCAGTCCGTTGGAAATCCTGGTCGGCAAATCCATACCCGGCATTGTCTTTGGTATGCTTGACGCCCTGATCTTTGCCGGCGGCGCGGTGCTCTGGTTTCACATTCCCTTCCGGGGAACGGTCAGCGCCCTGGTGGTTTCCCTGTTGTGCTTTATCATCACCATTGTGGGTGTCGGCCTGCTGGTATCGTCCCTGTCCACCACCATGCAGCAGGGACTTTTGGGCGCGTTTTTGTTTTTGATGCCTGCCATCACCTTGTCGGGGCTTGCCACGCCCGTGGAAAACATGCCCATATGGCTTCAGCAGGCAGACATGCTTAATCCAGTACGCCACATCATTACAGCCCTTCGCAGGATTTTTCTTGAGGGGGCGGATCTTGCCACGATCTGGCCCCAGCTTTGGCCGCTGCTGATCATGGCGGGCGTCACCCTGCCTTTGGCTGCCTGGTTGTTCAGGCGTCGGTCGGTATGA
- a CDS encoding ABC transporter permease, with protein MNRFLMRLFGVLRKETLQILRDPSSIILALVMPLALLIIFGYGVSLDAEHVPMVLVNQDNGAMSRELAARFAGSANFKITTAESMAQAQDLVLAHKAEGIILIQNNFTAIVEGAPGGGNRAPVQLIINGTDANRTRLIEGYMKNIGAKWASVRTARGETAFVPPVSISPRIWFNEAAISRYFLIPGLITLIMTLIGILLTALVIAREWERGTMEAMLVTPLRKIDILLGKTLPYYFLGMFGMGLSVVVGTTLFGVPFRGSVPALIGLSSLFMITCLGFGLFLSAAIRIQFVAAQTSIMAGFLPAFFLSGLIFDLESTPKFIQFISYLFPARYFVTIAHTLFAAGDVWPVLLPNALVLVFMALLFLGLAFRKLSKRLE; from the coding sequence ATGAATCGCTTTCTCATGCGCCTTTTCGGGGTGCTGCGCAAGGAGACCCTTCAGATTTTACGGGACCCCAGCTCCATCATCCTGGCACTGGTTATGCCCCTGGCCTTGCTCATTATTTTTGGATACGGGGTGAGCCTGGATGCCGAACATGTCCCCATGGTCCTTGTCAATCAAGATAATGGGGCCATGTCCCGGGAACTTGCGGCACGCTTTGCCGGTTCCGCCAATTTTAAAATAACCACGGCCGAGAGCATGGCCCAGGCCCAGGACCTTGTTCTGGCCCACAAGGCCGAGGGTATTATCCTCATACAGAATAATTTTACGGCAATCGTTGAAGGCGCCCCTGGGGGGGGCAACAGGGCCCCGGTCCAGCTGATCATCAACGGCACAGACGCCAACCGTACCCGGCTCATCGAAGGCTATATGAAAAATATTGGGGCCAAATGGGCATCCGTGCGGACGGCCCGGGGAGAAACGGCCTTCGTACCCCCGGTCTCCATATCCCCGCGCATCTGGTTCAATGAGGCCGCCATCAGCCGGTATTTTCTGATTCCGGGCCTGATTACCTTGATCATGACACTTATCGGCATTCTTCTCACGGCCCTGGTCATCGCCCGGGAGTGGGAGCGCGGTACCATGGAAGCCATGCTGGTGACGCCCCTGCGAAAGATTGATATTCTGTTGGGAAAAACCTTGCCCTATTATTTTCTGGGTATGTTCGGCATGGGGCTCTCCGTGGTGGTGGGTACCACCCTTTTCGGTGTGCCGTTCCGGGGATCTGTGCCGGCGCTCATCGGCCTAAGCTCCCTGTTCATGATTACCTGTCTTGGGTTCGGGCTTTTTCTTTCCGCGGCCATTCGAATCCAGTTTGTGGCGGCCCAAACTTCCATTATGGCTGGGTTTTTGCCGGCATTTTTTCTCTCCGGCCTGATATTTGATCTTGAATCCACGCCGAAATTCATCCAGTTTATCAGTTATCTTTTCCCGGCCCGGTATTTTGTGACCATTGCCCATACCCTTTTTGCGGCCGGGGATGTCTGGCCTGTGCTGCTGCCCAATGCCCTGGTGCTGGTATTCATGGCGCTTTTATTCCTGGGACTGGCGTTTCGCAAACTATCGAAAAGACTGGAGTAA
- a CDS encoding ATP-binding cassette domain-containing protein — MNSSLALPIKDTGVENTPLLHADGICKTFDAPGGKKIQALDGIRLKISQGRVTGLVGADGAGKTTLIRIAAGLLVPTAGRMTLLGLDAVDHSLEIQSRVGYMPQKFGLYQDLTVIENLRLYADLQGVALKERHDRFDTLLAMTDLAAYTKRRAGALSGGMKQKLGLACALVKSPELLLLDEPTVGVDPVSRRELWKIVYDLVASERIGVLVSTAYLDEAQRCDQVNVLHRGRFLAQGTPDDFTAGMQGRVFLAAPDEQMRGRQIYTRLAGQDGIADTTIRSGRVRVVVDSGKRQDSGKQKIATLLNRPADTITAAAPTFEDAFMALVPKGDAQLHAASHHLTTPWDTESSSGDNAAVTTNSLCKRFGDFTAVSNLTLEVRQGEIFGLLGPNGAGKSTTFRMLCGLLPATSGEIRVAGRNLRHSRAKARARLGYMAQQFSLYGQLSVTENFKFFGRAYGLSGSRLKERMAWAFAEFGLGDWRDKSAGALPGGYKQRLSMATALLHEPDILFLDEPTSGVDPFARREFWLRINGFAEQGVTVIVTTHFMEEAEYCDRMVIISRGKTLAMGTPGEIRSLARTPETPDPTMDDAFIVLSQGDRS; from the coding sequence ATGAACAGCAGCTTGGCATTGCCAATAAAGGATACGGGTGTTGAGAACACCCCTCTGTTGCATGCAGACGGCATATGCAAAACCTTTGACGCCCCGGGCGGTAAAAAAATCCAGGCCCTGGACGGGATCCGCCTCAAAATTTCCCAGGGCCGGGTGACCGGCCTCGTGGGCGCGGACGGTGCCGGGAAAACCACCCTTATCCGCATTGCCGCAGGGCTGTTGGTGCCCACGGCCGGCCGGATGACCCTGCTGGGCTTGGACGCTGTGGACCACAGCCTGGAGATCCAGAGCCGTGTGGGGTATATGCCCCAGAAATTCGGTTTGTACCAGGACCTGACCGTCATCGAAAATTTAAGACTGTATGCGGATCTCCAGGGGGTTGCATTAAAAGAGCGGCATGACCGTTTTGACACCCTGCTGGCCATGACCGATCTGGCCGCGTATACCAAAAGACGGGCCGGGGCCCTTTCCGGCGGCATGAAACAGAAACTGGGCCTGGCCTGTGCCCTGGTGAAATCCCCTGAATTGCTGCTCCTGGACGAACCCACCGTGGGCGTGGACCCGGTCTCCCGGCGGGAGTTGTGGAAAATCGTCTATGACCTGGTGGCAAGCGAGCGGATCGGGGTGCTGGTCTCCACGGCCTACCTGGATGAGGCCCAACGCTGCGACCAGGTGAATGTGCTCCACCGGGGCCGCTTTCTGGCCCAGGGCACTCCGGACGACTTTACCGCCGGGATGCAGGGCCGGGTATTCCTTGCCGCCCCGGATGAACAGATGCGTGGCAGACAGATTTATACCCGGCTGGCCGGGCAGGACGGCATTGCAGACACCACCATCCGGTCCGGGCGGGTGCGGGTGGTCGTTGACAGCGGTAAACGCCAGGATTCTGGAAAGCAGAAAATTGCAACGCTGCTGAATCGTCCGGCCGACACAATAACAGCGGCAGCCCCGACGTTTGAAGATGCGTTTATGGCCTTGGTGCCAAAGGGCGATGCCCAGTTGCATGCCGCTTCACATCATTTGACGACCCCGTGGGACACGGAGTCGTCGTCAGGGGATAACGCGGCCGTTACAACAAACAGTTTATGCAAAAGGTTTGGGGATTTTACAGCGGTTTCCAATCTCACCCTTGAAGTCCGCCAGGGTGAAATTTTCGGATTACTGGGTCCCAACGGCGCCGGAAAAAGCACCACATTCCGCATGCTGTGCGGACTTTTACCCGCCACATCCGGGGAAATCCGGGTGGCGGGACGCAATCTGCGACATTCCCGGGCCAAAGCCAGGGCCCGCCTGGGATATATGGCCCAGCAGTTTTCCCTTTACGGCCAGCTCAGTGTGACGGAGAATTTTAAATTTTTCGGCAGGGCATACGGGCTTTCCGGCAGCCGGCTCAAAGAGAGAATGGCGTGGGCCTTTGCCGAATTCGGGCTGGGCGATTGGCGGGACAAATCGGCCGGGGCGCTTCCCGGCGGTTACAAACAGCGTCTTTCCATGGCCACGGCCCTGCTCCACGAGCCGGATATCCTGTTCCTGGATGAACCCACCTCCGGGGTGGACCCCTTTGCCCGGCGTGAGTTCTGGCTGCGCATCAACGGGTTTGCCGAACAGGGGGTGACCGTCATCGTCACCACCCATTTCATGGAAGAGGCGGAATACTGCGATCGCATGGTGATCATCAGCCGGGGAAAAACCCTGGCCATGGGCACACCCGGGGAGATCCGAAGTCTGGCCCGGACACCGGAAACCCCCGACCCCACCATGGATGATGCGTTTATCGTTCTTTCCCAGGGAGACCGGTCATGA
- a CDS encoding efflux RND transporter periplasmic adaptor subunit, with protein MKKVFLVIILIVAAAGGYMYWQHQNKDQDEHAGAFKIYGTIDIRDAALAFTEQERIETVLVEEGMRVKKGQVLAKLRTTKLDAAIKELRARIAAQQEVVAKLEAGSRSQEIDQARAEVQAAQARVANVSRTVKRLKATSRSGATSIQNYDDAKARLKVERAQLSASQKALDLLIEGPRKEDIAAARHQLDALTADLDQLRVRLSDMTLTAPADGTIQSRILEQGELAGPSKPAFVLALTDPKWVRAYIPEPMLGRLKLGMTAQIFTDSLPGKSLDGWVGFISPVAEFTPRAVATEDLRTQLVYETRVFVKDPEDMLRLGAPVTVAVNRPAD; from the coding sequence ATGAAAAAAGTATTCCTTGTCATCATACTGATCGTTGCGGCAGCCGGTGGTTACATGTATTGGCAGCATCAGAATAAAGATCAGGATGAACATGCAGGCGCCTTTAAAATTTACGGCACCATTGATATTCGCGACGCGGCCCTTGCGTTCACCGAGCAGGAGCGGATTGAAACCGTGCTGGTCGAAGAGGGCATGCGGGTTAAAAAAGGCCAGGTGCTGGCAAAACTGCGCACCACAAAGTTGGATGCCGCCATTAAAGAACTGCGGGCCAGGATCGCGGCCCAGCAGGAGGTCGTCGCCAAACTGGAAGCGGGCAGCCGTTCCCAGGAGATTGACCAGGCCCGGGCCGAGGTTCAGGCCGCCCAAGCCCGGGTGGCAAATGTATCACGCACCGTAAAGCGCCTTAAAGCCACCTCCCGCTCCGGGGCCACCAGCATTCAGAATTATGATGATGCAAAGGCCCGGCTTAAGGTTGAAAGAGCCCAGTTGTCGGCAAGCCAAAAAGCCCTGGACCTTCTCATTGAAGGCCCCCGCAAAGAGGATATTGCCGCAGCCCGCCACCAGCTTGATGCCCTTACGGCAGACCTTGACCAGCTTCGGGTGCGCCTGTCCGACATGACCCTGACCGCTCCTGCCGACGGAACCATCCAGTCCAGAATCCTTGAGCAGGGAGAGCTTGCAGGGCCGTCCAAACCCGCTTTTGTCCTGGCGCTGACTGATCCCAAATGGGTGCGGGCATATATCCCGGAACCCATGCTGGGAAGACTTAAACTGGGCATGACCGCCCAAATTTTCACGGATTCGTTGCCCGGCAAGTCCTTGGACGGATGGGTGGGCTTTATTTCTCCTGTGGCGGAATTTACCCCCCGGGCCGTGGCCACCGAAGACCTGCGCACCCAGCTGGTATATGAAACCCGGGTGTTTGTGAAAGACCCGGAGGATATGCTGCGCCTGGGCGCCCCCGTGACTGTGGCTGTGAATCGGCCTGCGGACTGA